TctattcgaagaaaataatattttacactaATGTTTAATGACGCAGTAATGTTCGTAATTGTGGAACTCGTGCTGCGAATTCTGAAAGACaaaattatcgaaagaaaTACGAAGTGAATCTTTCATCCTTCTTTCATAGTcgcaatattaaaaaacagaATTTGATTGTGTAAATCGATcgagaaataattgaaaatgaaatgttgctTCGTCGCAATGTTGTCTTCCAATGGGTTGATACAGCTTTTAGGTAGCCTCGGTAGGTAATGTctattcgaagaaaataatattttacactaATGTTTAATCGACGCAGTAATGTTCGTAATTGTGGAACTCGTGCTGCGAATTCTGAAAGACAAAACTATCGAAAGAAATACGAAGTGAATCTTTTATCCTTCTTTCATAGTCATAattgttgagaattttggatcttaattgccgaaataatggtataggaacactaattttacacttagaatttatattaagatagttatatatttatttgataaacgatttcaaagatgttcatcgatacacacttgcacgcgtctcggCACTTTCTTTGTCACACCATCTTCCATAGCAGACTGTTAATTGAACAGTTTacattcctttcttttccagtcgccgcgcacacacatacttccacacactcatattcacatacgtgtgtcactactGCGCTGTTAATCTAgtgtagcacacaaaattatacatatctcaataataatattagaaaacaGAATTTGATTGTGTAAATCGGACGAGAGAGAATTGAAAATCAAATGTTGTGTCGATGGGTTGATACAGCTTTTAGGTAGCCTTGGTAGATAATgtttatttgaagaaaataatattttacacaaaTGTTTAATCGACGCAGTAATATTCGTAATTGTGGAACTCGTGCTGTGAATTCTGAAAGACAAAACTACCGAAAGAAATACGAAGTGAATCTTTCATCCTTCTTTCATAATCGTAATATTAGAAAACAGAATTTGATTGTGTAAATCGATCGAGAgagaattgaaaatgaaatgttgctTCGTCGCAATGTTGTTTTCCAATGGGTTGATACAGCTTTCAGGTAGCTTTGATAGATGTTTATTcgaaggaaataatattttacactaATGTTTAATCGACGCAGTAATATTCGTAATTGTGGAACTCGTGCTGCGAATTCTGAAAGACaaaattatcgaaagaaaTACGAAGTGAATCTTTCATCCATCTTTCATAGTCGTAATATTAGAAAACGAAATTTGATTGTGTAAATCGATCGAGAgagaattgaaaatgaaatgttgctTCGACGCAATGTTGTTTTCCAATGGGTTGATACAGCTTTCAAGTAACTTTGATAGATGtttattcgaagaaaataatattttacacaaaTGTTTAATCGACGCAGTAATATTCGTAATTGTGGAACTCGTGCTGCGAATTCTGAAAGACAAAAGTATCGATTTTTTTACGATTCTTAAAACCCCATGAAGCCTCGAGTTTACGTTTTGTCTGGTCTGTGGTTTTATCCTGGTGGTAATATCAACGATGAAACGGGGCTATCGTTTCGGAAAGGTTACTCTTTTTTTGCCTACTTTTGAGAAAGAGTCTCAATGGCAGCttttagaagaaaattattaaaagccACGGATCCTTGTTCCCTTTTCTTGCACGCCTCCTGTTTCTAGGAAACTTGGCTGATCTCGCGTAATGGAACAAACAAGCGACTGTCTTGGTGAAAATGCTCTCGCGCGTTATTCTCTTTTGACAAAAGCAGACGAGAGATGAacgtaaaaaaggaaaagtacTATCTACCGTTGTATCTCTATCGGATGTCCTCgcgtttcaaaataatttgacATTATTATCGTCATAAAGGAGTAACAATTTTAGCCGAACAAACGATTACATATGCATGGTATGCACGTGTAGCATTATACTCGAGCCAACGAACTTTATCAACTGTTTTAATTCGTGGCAAAAGCAGTGTTTTATATTCATCGGTGTAACGAGAGCGAGGACGAAATATGCTCGAATATTCTCTATAtgattaattttgatttataaGCATAACTGGAATGAAAATTTGCATTAAGTTATGAATagaaatctctctctctctctctctctctcttgtttCGAGCAATGATTAAACAGTCGAATAAGAATGAAATCGAGTAAAAATCTCTGCAATATCAATATTATCGGTATCATCGATTAAACCTTAATCGCTGGCGAATTAAATCGtaacgaaatttatatttcaactcGACCAAGCCAATTACTCGCGCTTGCTCAAAcgcttattttctttctcttgcgTGCTGTTAAACCGAGGGACATCCAATTTTTCGATTACAACTCAATCTACAAGGATCGACCAGCTTTTACCAGCGGTGTAACAGCTTTCGCCGGAAATAATGAGTTTGCATGCAGATTATGATGCTCGTGACGCAACGTAACGATTCGAACGAGGTTACTCGTGGACGTTCCGCGTCCATGTTACCGTTGTGGTCTAGGTAGTTACTAGCCGTCCGAACCATTTACATCGGAAGTACAACGAGACGGTAAATTAGCGGCAAATCTAAAGTCGCGCGCGCGGTATTGGCGGATTACACGTGGAACGTGAGGGCACTGCTAATGGAACCACCCTCGTCGAAACTTTGTCGGCTCCCTGGCCAAAGTAAATTACGATCGGGTTCCACAGAAAGCCGTTTCGTTCAAACACTCGCGTGGTTTGCGTGTACCGCGTGTTCAGGTAGCACCGCACTGCGTTCACGGCTGCATAGATCGTTCTTATAGATTCGCCAATCCACATCCGATTTTATCGTCGAGCTATTACGAGTGCACCGTAGGAGAACGTTATACAGGGAGTTTTGATAGAGCTTCGGGAGATAGGGAAGGTGTAACGCTTTCACCGAGACTCCACGCAAAGATGCTAGTAACTGGGTTATGTACcgtgataaaatattaataaaccttGGGAGTTATAGTAGTCAAAGTATTTGAGATAGCGAAGGTAACGCGGAGCGCGGCAACTCTCGCTCGAATTCCAATTCTGCTGGCAGAATTATTTAGGAATATACGTCAGAGAATCGTTTGGAGTAAAGTAGAAAGCGAGGGGAAAGAGTCGTAAGCGGCAGACTACGTTCGAATCAAATTGATCCAGCTGTTGCTCGAATTTTAACTTTTTGTCACGAGGATGATTTAGAAGTATACAAGTGAGAAAATTGTTCGGGATAATAACACGAAACAAGGAGAAAGTAGAAGTTTGGACGTAGAAGCGGTAGACGCTCGAACCGAGTCAAGTAATATCTTTAACGCTGTGTAAAAGGAGGGATAGGTTTAAGCACCGATTTCAGAGAAACGTGTCTCCTAACTATACGAACCGAACTGGTTAGCAAGTTTCAGCGTTGCTAAAATAACAGCATTATCGTTTATGGTAAAACGTACTAAGCGTCATGGTGGTAAACCAAACAGTTTTGCCAAGTTTCGCACGATTTATCAACGACGAATTGTAACACGTACGAGACGCGCTTATAGCCGCTTAGTATTCCCTACGTTTCGCGATCTCTCGCGTTCAGTTCGTCTTTTTGCAAGATACTTGCACGTAGCGCACGATGCGCAGTCTCTGCCTCTTCAGCCTCTCATCTTCTCTTCTCGCGTAACCACAAAtttcctcgtttcttttttctttcgtatttcttcCACTCGTTTATTTTATCTCCTATACAATTTTATCCTCTCCATTTATCTTTCAGATTCGTATCTGTCTATCGAACATGGGTCCTCGCTACTTGTAACGGTCGTTTGCTCGTGCTTCACAGTTCAATCGTTCCACCATTTATCACACCTGTCGTATCGTCACTCATTTCGTATCGGCACACATTTCTGTTCGCTCGATATCACGCGTTCCATCCTCCGCTCATTACGGATTTAATTACTTCCTCGAGCGTCCCTTCAGCCGACTCCACCGACGTCGATCGTGCGTCGTTCCCCGAAGGTGTCGTTGGATAGAACGCGTTACAGAGTCTCAACTTTTATCTTCCGATTTCTTCGGCAAACTTTGATTTGCTTTGTTGCCGGAAGTAAACGAGGCCTGgagaaaaaggggaaaaggAAAATCGCGAAAGGCGATCCATTCGATATAGAGATTCGTCTTTAGTTATTCCTCCTTCGATAAAATCAATTCGATCTCGCGAgaatataatcgaattaatcTTCATCGGACGTCAGTCTGACTTTAATTAAATGGTAAGACGACTCGCGGCTTCGACTTCACCTGCAATCGAGTTCCATGGCCGGCGAGCGGAGAGATCGATTCTCTTCCCTCTTTGGTAACGAGGctagagagaggaagagagagagagaaagagagagagagagaatacaAGAGTCGGCAGAgagtattaaaaattacgaaGACAAGGAAGCGACGCGTCGTCCTGTTTGCACAGCACTTGGACTTGCTCGAAGTTCATTTCTCGCCGAGGAAAACGCCACCGGTCGAccgtttcttctcttcttacCAAAGGAAAACGGGAATGTTAACGACAAAAAGTCTGCGCGCCATTCACGAGTGCAATTTCGATTAATCCCGACCACAGTGACGTACTAATATACAGAGTGGCTGGTAATTGGTGGTAGGACCGAGCAAAGTGCGATTCCCCGTGAGAAGATAAGTCGAAAAcgtaaaagagagaaacgattTCACGAAAGCATCGCTCTTTTATCGCCCGATTTCCTACCAATTACCGAACATCCTGTATAATGCACATTTTCCATTTCCTCGTTGATGAAAGCGAAAGGGCGCGCAAACTCGAATCGATTGACATTTCCGTGCGAGGACGAACAAAAAGCTCCACGCTAACTGTGCACCATGCCTCGAAGATCTTCAAACAAGAACTCGAAGTTTATCGCTCGAGCGACTAACTCGCGCTCGATAATGGCATCGTTTCACCCTTCGAACTCGCAACCAAACGGTGTTTCGGATAAAAAGCTCGTCGAATCGAAATGTCTCTTACGTACGTTTCTCTATCTCTATGTATATAGCGAGAAAAAGGCGCTTGGTCGGATCGTTGATTCCGAGAAAGTAGAAACGGCTGTTTCGCTCGATCCGTTTTGTATTATCCGCCCGGCTCGCTACGAGGATTCCGACGATCCTCAAAAGCTAGTAGAACGAATTTCTTTATCCTTTCGGGTTCACGCTTCCATCCCGGTAAGACACGAATGCTCGATTTCACCTTCAATCTCGATTGCTTCTCTCTTGGAACATCGTGTCTTTATCGAGGCTAAAACGTTCATCGAGTAAACTGGTCTTTATCCTTTTAAAGATAAAAGGATAAAGACTCTGCTAACGACCTTTAGGGTGCACGAAGGATTTCCTGTCACACATTTGAAGCGTCGTACCTTTCGAAGCTCGGATTTGTCTAGCGAATATCATCTCGCAGATTATCGACCacattaaagaaaaagaaaattatacgtaCATGTCGGATTATCATTAggattaggggcgtgtaacgaatctttctTTGGATTAGACATCGTTGTTATACAAGAGCGAAGATATTTACTGGTACAATTATGATCAtgacagaatttgacaagtaaccgtggtAATTAGATACTCGGAATGTGAATGACAATGATCTTAGgctcgataacgaatccacgggcAACTGGGTAGCAAATGTGCTTTCTTCCAAAGTCCAAGTCGAACTGAACTCACTGATCCACGATTCAAGTGCAACTCAACTTACTCGTCCACAAGTGGAACTCAATTAACTTCTTTTGTCCAAGTCAAACTGCACTTATATACTCTTCTCCGCACCTCTCTGTACTCCTCGGgtcaactatatttttaaggagagctatatacaattactccATATCTCTGTTTGGTAAAAACgtccatcccgtgaccgtggctacgtccAGCGACCCGTTGTGTCACTTCGAGCACAAACCTATTGTCATAATTCTCAAGCACGCATAATCGGATTAAAGCATAAACAACTTCTTCaaagttttattattcaagTACCACTGTAATGAAAGGTCTAGACTAAAGTATTGAGGGTCTTCCCAAAAATTCCAGaagaaaggccccgatgtcctttcatctccgataTTTATTTGTCGGATTATCATTAGgtttaggggcgtgtaacgaatctttctTTGGATCAGACATTGTTGTTATACAAAAGCGAAGATATTTACTGGTACAATTATGATCAtgacagaatttgacaagtaaccgtggtAATTAGATACTCGGAATGTGAATGACAATGATCTTAGACTCGCTAACGgatccacggtcaacgggatgacgaatgCGATTTCTTCCAcggtctaagtcgaactcaacTTACTGATGCACGATTCGGGTGTGACTCAACGTACTTGTCCACGGTACAAGTAGAACTTATCCGACTGAATCTCAGTCCAAGTgaaactgcccttatatactcctctccgtacctCTCTGTAACCTTCGAGtcaatctttatttttaagagctatttaattacttcatACTTCTGTTAGGTACCCATACTcagattaaatcataaacaacaatttctcagttttatcatttaaatacagatataataaaaagtctgaaCAAAATATCGGGGGTCTtcccaaaaattccaaaagaaaggccccgatgtcctttcatctgcGACATATATATTCGATACTAAAAAGATTTATTACGACGAAACAGTCAAATTATCATTATCGGTGATGGCGAATGGTTAAAATGTTTCTCTCTTGTTCTTGCACGAGTTTCAACTTGAGAACAATAACGCGAAAGTAGCTGGAAACATAAATTTCTGATTTGCAGAAGATCAAAGGCATCGTCTATTCCATCTAGACGGTATCTCCGAGTACGGCAAATTATCTCGGTAGATGAAGAATatccaacaactttgtacaaTTCTGGGATAATACAgctgttttaattaaattttccacgCTTGAAAGAAACCATATATATACGGCTGaagctttattttattaaaaccaaCATCTCATATGCTCCAGCctaatatgtacatttttgcGAGTGCTTCTAAACTCTCGAGAAACTTTGTTTACGCGCGACAGGTGGCGAGGAACGTGATCAGCGAACAAATTACGCGTTTCACTTTCACGTTCCTTTGTACCACGGCATGCGCATATGATGGACGCGTAACGAACACGGGAAGAAAATTTACCGAGGACACATAAATATGGAGGAAAATTCTAGATATGCCGTGTTTGGCGCCGCGAGATATCGGACGAGCGACGAACGGGACGCGCGTGTTCCAGCTTGCagctatttttattcattattctCGGTCTGTCAGCAGGTGTATTTGAGCGAAGGGAACAAGATTGGCGAGAGAATGAATCTCCGGCCCGTTTCAAATATCGATCGAAATGTAACACGCCACGGAATCTATTAACGTTTCCCTGGCAATATCGCATTCTCCATCTTAAAGAACAGATTGAATTCCGCGCGATTCCAGCAGACGAAGCGTGCTTTCATTTCGCCATGGATCATTGCTTACGATAATACGGTTCCCGAGCAACGAAACAACGAAGAATCGGAACATGAAATCGACAGAAATTAATCGTACTTTCTTTTTCGATGTCACGACCGTCTGGTTTTACACGTAGCACCTCTTTCGACAACGCTGACTCGAACAtgaaattcgataaattttgcgatatagaaaaattactGGCAAACCGATCCACATTGATAACGAACGAACGTGTTCGTTCGAATTTAAGGAGCAGGTGGCTCGAAGGAAAAAATTGGCTACAAGATTCTATGAAAATAGAAGACACGAAGTACGCTAATTATATACCTTCATAAAGGTGTAGCATCGTCTAAATATACAATactttccctctctctctctttctctcggaTTTTAATACCTCTTAGCATTTTTTCCAAGAAACTGTATCTCCTTGAACAAGCAGATTACTTATAGCTCCGAGATGCTTCGTTTTTTTCCCGCCGAGAGATACTCGGTATTTCCTTCTGCGGCGTAACGGGCAACGAACGAAGCGGTGGTAACGCGTTCTGTTTGAAAATTCTTATCGTTCCATGcggttaatttaaatttctaatgaCCGGTGGACGAAATATCGCACGTTCCGCGCGTGGTTCTATACTAACAGATAAATCGAACGGAGGGTGTGCGTTGGCGATAATTTAATGGTTAGCCAGCGTACAACCGCTTATGGCGAATAGTCGCGGAATTTGCTGCGTTCTAAACCGAAACGAATCACTCGACAAGGTACTTGTGAATTTCACGGTGCAACCGTCCTTGTAACCTTGGTGCTGGTGTAGCTACACAAGCCACGGGAAatagcggtgcgttaaaacgAGCCGCGACAATCGTTTAATCCTCCCCTTAAATAGCTGCGTTCTCGCGTTTTCAGACCTTTTGTTTTCCAAGCTGATCATCCCGTGCGTGTGTATCTCTGGAACAATTTCCAGAGAAAATACCATTCAAAGTACGGTGTCTATCCCTTCTTTCTCTCGCCGTCTTCTTATCTCTTTGTTCGCCGAAGCTGCTATTTCGCCATCCTGTTACTCGCTTCTCTCTAGTTAATTGTTTCCCACCGGATTATTCTTTTTCGTTAACGAACGCTTCCTCGTTGAACGCGAGTTATCACGCGTTAAATCTCGTTCGCGTCCCCTGCTGAAACTTTGCTCGTTGATAGAAAGAAAGTGGTTATAAGTTGCCTGAGAAACGAACTCTCCAACTAGAGTCAGCCGGCAAATAGGCGAAGGAACGCGTTTGAAAGTTGCCGCCGGTGAAGCGATGCCAGCGTGAAACTAAGATATCTACGCGACGAAGGTTGAGACGCGCGGCAAGCTTACGCGAACCATCGGCGAAATTCTAGCGTCATCGATCAAGGATTATCTTCGTGCGGGCTTAGATCGCTTTGAACCATCGCGTGTAAAATCCTACGCCGCAGTACGGGAAGAAAAAACAAGCGAATGCAAACGACGAGACTCCATAAAAGGGAAAATACACTGCTGCCTGTGTCGGCGTTGCCAGGATTTACGGAGGCACTTAAAACCGCTGCCGTGTAGCTCTTTcccgttattttctatatggCCCTTCAAACGAAACGATTACTTTGAAACGCAACATTGAGTGCCGTTGTATCGCTCTTTTCAAAGGTAGCCAAAGCGTGTAGCCGAGCTCTTTGATCGACGACAGGAACGCAAGCAGTTGCAACGATTCTAGCGAGCAAACGATGCATTACGGTTTCTCAAACTAATTCTCAGCGAATGCTTCAACGATGCATCACGAGATCGATCTTAAACCTTACGATACGCTTACATCGGGCTATTTCTCGGTGTTGTGTGAAATTTCGCGCCAACGAGCAATTTGATTTTCATCGTTAACGTTTCCATGCAACTCGCTTGTCCTTtcgtagcgctatatttttaacgataaagcgttaaaaaaaaaattcttcaacgGAACGGTGGAGGAAAGCTTTTGGAAAAGTAGTTCAGTTTTTAATCCTGTTAGcataagagagagaaagaaacataTACCCGAGGATATCATAAATTAGATCCTTTTCGCTATTACGAGTTTCACGGGTTAAAGAGATCCGCTGCTTCGCAACGAACGCCAACAATGGACGTTCCTTGTATAATCGTCGACGTTAACGAATGTCTATAAAAATACACGTATCTCGCACCAGAAACTTTACTTTTACGGTTCATTTCGCAGaatcgttaattttatatttctactcTCGCAAACGCTCCAAAATGCACACGAACGAGCGATGCTGAACATTAATCGATACGAcgattaacacgttcgtcacCAAACTAcggtgacgctcttcttgttcgagttaattaaatatacgatattatatatactttttattaatttatattctggataatGTATTGCATTATTCTATATCGcacggtattcgttaaaacattccaaacacatttggggcGATTTTGGGCACTTTGAACGATAGTTATAGACTCCGTCATCGCTATTCTCCTCGCTTTCAAATAtgttttcacgctgtttactgaacattttgaggatgaaaaatcatcgatgtacgtctcacaagtatgcttctcgactaaacGAAAGATCTGAGATAACTGGAAAGCTCATCGCTTTCttcatttcagaaataaataatcttttctttacaatgaatcgaaggcgataaacgatgaattcctgcttgtcgctctatttacattctgcgtaccggcggtcggatttgggccccttcaggaaacttagccgaatcgcgctgggcgacgaacgtgttaatcgAGCTCGCCTGGTAATTCGAAAAGACATCGTGCGAAACACACCGGTTTTACTTGTTTCTTTGATAAACGATCGTGAACCGATAACGCGATAGTGACAGGAATTTAACGTTGTTCACGCGAGAACGAGCTTGCACATCCTTGGTTAATCGTCAGACGGATACGATATCCGTTCTTCTTACGCTAACGAGAACCTATTGTTCCAGGGAGCAGGCTCGACAACATGAATTCGAGCGGGGAGTCAGGCGGCACGATGACCGAAGACTACGAGGTAACAGGCTGCGGCCCGCCGGAAGAGGAAACAGGATCAAACTTGCCAGTTTGGGAAGCCGCAGCTGCCTCTTTGACACTGGGCTTCCTCGTTCTAACCACGGTACTCGGCAACGCGTTGGTGATCCTCAGCGTGTTCACCTACAGACCTCTGCGAATCGTTCAGAACTTCTTCATCGTTTCGCTGGCGGTCGCCGATCTCGCGGTCGCCATCTTAGTGATGCCTTTCAACGTCGCCTATCTTCTTCTGGGCAAGTGGATCTTCGGTATACACCTTTGTAAATTGTGGTTAACCTGCGACGTGCTCTGTTGCACCGCAAGTATACTGAATCTGTGCGCGATCGCGCTCGATCGTTACTGGGCGATCACCGATCCTATCAATTACGCGCAGAAACGAACGCTGAAGAGAGTTCTAGCGACGATAGCGGGCGTGTGGATATTGTCCGGTGCGATCAGTTCGCCGCCTTTGGCTGGTTGGAACGACTGGCCCGAAGAATTGGAGCCAGGGACACCGTGTCAGTTGACCAGAAGACAGGGCTACGTGATTTACTCGTCGTTAGGCTCGTTCTTTATTCCTCTGTTATTGATGAGCCTGGTGTATCTCGAGATCTTCCTAGCAACGAGAAGAAGACTGAGAGAACGGGCCAGGCAAAGTAGAATAAACGCCGTGCAATCGACCAGACATCGCGAGGTAGACGACGCGGAAGAGTCTGTCAGTTCGGAAACTAACCATAACGAAAGATCGACGCCTCGATCGCACGCCAAACCATCGTTGATCGACGACGAACCGACCGAGGTAACGATAGGAGGTGGCGGCACAGTGACCACGTCCTCCTCCAGGAGGACAACCGGTGGCCGAGCACCGGCGACAACCACCACCGTGTATCAATTCATCGAGGAACGACAAAGAATCTCGTTGTCGAAGGAGAGACGAGCCGCGAGAACGCTGGGCGTGATCATGGGCGTTTTCGTCGTCTGCTGGCTACCGTTCTTCCTCATGTACGTGATCGTACCGTTCTGTCCGGCTTGTTGTCCATCGGACCGGATGGTCTACTTCATCACGTGGCTCGGTTACGTGAACAGCGCGCTGAATCCGCTCATCTACACGATCTTCAATCTTGACTATAGAAGAGCGTTCAGAAGGCTGCTACGCATTCGTTGAACCACGAACCGGCTGCTTAGTTCTATTCCGAGACTATGAGAGACATTGCTGTTCGTTCTCGTTGCCGTTACGCTCGCCGAGTACACCGCGAACGACGGCGAAACTTCGACCCGCTTGAGATTGTTCGTCGAGCAAGACGACAACAACCACGCGAACATCGCGGTTCGACTGGAGTTTTTCGGGACCGAGATCGAGGACGACGAAAGCGGACGAGCTGGTCGATCAGCCACGCTACCACGATCGTCGTTTCGCGTTTCGTTTCGCGCCACGAAACGGCATATGGTTTCGCGGTTCCAGGTCATGGAAAAATTCGAACGAAAACGTGTTTCGCGTTTTACTGGGTGAAAATCTATCGGTACATAGCGCGGAACGACGATGTATCGCGACGGCCGTGCACAATTTACAGACGTTGGATGAATTTTCAGTGGCACGAACGTCGATTTTATCGGGACGAGATAACGAGAGCGAAGCAAACTGCGAATTCGAATCGCGCGGCATAGATTAAGCGACCAAACGGCGAACGCGATAGTCTAATTTACCGACGATATTCTCG
The nucleotide sequence above comes from Bombus fervidus isolate BK054 chromosome 6, iyBomFerv1, whole genome shotgun sequence. Encoded proteins:
- the Oct-tyrr gene encoding octopamine-Tyramine receptor; translation: MNSSGESGGTMTEDYEVTGCGPPEEETGSNLPVWEAAAASLTLGFLVLTTVLGNALVILSVFTYRPLRIVQNFFIVSLAVADLAVAILVMPFNVAYLLLGKWIFGIHLCKLWLTCDVLCCTASILNLCAIALDRYWAITDPINYAQKRTLKRVLATIAGVWILSGAISSPPLAGWNDWPEELEPGTPCQLTRRQGYVIYSSLGSFFIPLLLMSLVYLEIFLATRRRLRERARQSRINAVQSTRHREVDDAEESVSSETNHNERSTPRSHAKPSLIDDEPTEVTIGGGGTVTTSSSRRTTGGRAPATTTTVYQFIEERQRISLSKERRAARTLGVIMGVFVVCWLPFFLMYVIVPFCPACCPSDRMVYFITWLGYVNSALNPLIYTIFNLDYRRAFRRLLRIR